The DNA region AACCCAATGAGGTGGTGGATTTCCCGCAGCCCATCAAGGAGTTCAACTCCTATTATGAGCAGCAGTTTAATAATTACGGTCAGGATTTCTGGCTGCCGGCGGATATGCGCATCAACGGTGAGATCAAGATCAAAATGGTAGGACTGGAGTTTCCGCTCATCCAATTCAGGCAGCTCTCGCGAATTACAGACTACGAAGTGAATGTGTCGCTGCCCGATTCGCTCTATGAAGACGAGGACCTATTTGCGGTTGATTCAACCACTATCAACAGCGACTCCCTATTTATCAGGAATATCAATACCGTTCCGCTCTCGGATGACGAACAGGAAGCCTACGCCACCCTCGACAGCACGGCGACCCTGGAAAAAGCTTTTAAGCCGTCCGGGTTTTTAGCACGTTTCGTGGAGGATGATGAGGAGAGTGACGAATTCACGGGCAGTTTTCTGAGCGGTATCCCCGGGAGCATTAATCCTGTGATACGCTATAACCGTGTGGATGAACTGCATGCCGGACTAAAATACAGTGTGAACCCGATCGATAAGCTGGAACTGCGATTCAGCGGAGGCTACAGCACCGGCTATGAAGAGTGGGGATACGGGGCAGGTTTTACCTACGAACTTTATGACAAAGACCTGATTAGCCAGTCCGTTGGTTTCGATTACAAAGCAGATACCCGGCAGCGCTACGAATCACAGGTTTATTCCCCCTTAATGATGACTGTGAGCAACCTGCTGGGCTACGAAAATTATTATGACTACTACCGCAACGAAGGTTATCGTGCGTTTACCGAGCTGGACTTCTCCAGAGCGGATCTGTCTGCTGTTATAGGCTACAACAGTGAAGAGCACAGCTCTCTCAATACCACTACCGCCTACGATATTCTGGGCAGAGACAATACACCACGCGTGAACCCGGCCATTCCGGAAGGACGTCTGCATTCGCTCGATATCAAGGCGGGTTATAATCTTGGTGAAAGTTATAATCTTGGGGTAACCGGTCTGAAGAGAGCCGGAATTTATATCGAATATTCGGATGATTGGCTGGGAAGCGATTTTGATTTTACCCGCTATACGGCAGGCATTGACTGGTCCTTTAATACCTTCTACAAGCGAAGATTTTTGCCCAATACGCTGGACCTGAAACTCTCCGCGGGGACCTTCAGCGGTACGCTCCCGCCTCAGCGCTATGGCATCACCGACGTATCGAAAGGTATCGTCAGCTTTTTCGGTGCACTTAAGACGCAGCGCTTCCAACCCTACGAGGGTGAGCAGTTCCTGAGCCTGAGCGCAGAGCACAATTTTAGAACGGTTCCTTTTGAATTCCTGGGTATTCGTCCCCTGGTGGAAAGAGAAATCGGTATCATTGTCTTTGGAGGAGTAGGGAAAACCTGGGTCAGTGACGAGAGGAGACAGGCATTGGAGTCAAGCTTCGGTTATTCGCCCAATACAACGGATGGGGCTCATGTGGAAGCGGGTGTTTCACTCAACAAAGTTCTGGGCCTTTTCCGCATAGATTTTGCACAGCGACTCGACGAGCCGGCTTTCCTCATTACTCTAGGCGTGGCTAGATTGTTCTGACGAAATAGTAGAACACAGATACCCTCGGAAATCCGTGTTCCATAAAAAAGGACTGCAGGAAGCCACAATATTGATAATAAATACACTAAGATTCTGGAAATCTTAGTAACTTGTTAAGATGCGTGTCTATTTTTGGCGCAGCAATCAAGTTATATAAATATTACAATGAATAGACTTTTTATGGTGCTAAAGGCAGGCATAATGATTCTGCTTATAGCACATACTTCGGTGGCGCAGCAGGTGTCCGGTACTGAAACCGCCGCTACGGCTATTAATAATAGCAACCTTCCATTTGTTTTGCCGGACAGTGCGGTCAAGCCATTGCGAAGCCTGGTCGATGAAGAATTGCAGAATAGTCTTATTGCTACTCTTTCTGCTAATCCGAAATGGAAAAAGCTTATTGATCAAAAGAAAATGGCCCTGGGCCTGGTTGATTTACGGGATCTCACGGATATTAATTTTGCCCGTATCAACGGAAATTATATGATGTATGCGGCCAGTCTGCCTAAGATCGCTATTTTACTTGCGGCCATGGATGCTTTTGAAAAGGGAGAATTGAAGGAGACGGAAGAAATACGCAAGGACCTTAAATTGATGATCAGCAGATCTGACAACCGTGCCTCTACCCGCATGATTGACAGGCTGGGCTATGAAAAAATTGAATCCGTGATGACGGATCCAAAATACGCCCTTTATGACGAGGATTATGGTGGTGGTTTGTGGGTTGGGAAACGGTATGCCAGTGCCGGAAGAAGATATCCGGACCCGATTAAAGGACTGAGTCATGCTGCCACCGCCTCCCAGGTGAGCCGATTTTACTATTTGCTGGCATCAGGACGATTGGTAAATGCCGAGCGATCTAAACAGATGCTGAACATTTTGGAAGATCCGGCCCTGCACCACAAGTTTGTAAATACGCTCGATAAAATAGCACCGAATGCTCGGTTGTTTAGAAAGTCCGGTTCCTGGAGAAATTACCACTCCGATTCTATTCTGGTCTGGGGTGCTCCCTCCAGACGTTATATTTTGGTAGCTTTGATTGAAGACCCCGACGGAGAACAGATCATGCGTAAATTGGTGGTACCTGTTGAGCAGGTACTCAACAATTTTACGGAATCCGGTCAATGAGGCATACAAACAGGTTGTTCAGTAAGCGAGAAAGGTAATGCCGTATATTAAAGAAGCGCTTAAAGCACTGCTTAAAAGGGTATTTGGGATACGGGATGGCGAATACCGTACAGCCATTCTTATGCAGTTTAATATATTCCTGCTGATCGCTACGCTGCTTATCGTAAAGCCAACCGTAAACGCGCTTTTCCTGGCCAGATTTGGTGCTGAGAGGTTGCCGGAAGCTTTTATCCTGGTTGCCGTTACCGCCCTGTTGATTTCCACGGTTTATGCCCGTCTGATAGGAAAGACCCGTCTTAATTATATTATTGAACGCACCCTTCTAATTTCGTTCGCTACCCTGGTTCTGTTTTTAATACTCCTTCGGTTGAATATTCTGGAGGGTTGGGTACTCTACCTGTTTTATATCTGGGTGGCTATCTTTGCGGTACTCTCTTCCTCACAGTTCTGGATTCTGGCCAATCTCGTCTACAACGTAAGGGAAGCCAAACGACTGTTCGGGTTTATTGGAGCCGGTGCTATAGCCGGGGGCATCTTCGGAGGATACCTTACCAACCTTCTGGCCCCGGTGATAGGCAGTGAAAATCTCATTTTTATCTCGGCCACCTTTTTGCTTTTATGTATTCCAATTACCCGCCTGATCTGGAAGGAGAATATCAGCTCGCTTACCGTATTCCGGAGAAGGCGGCGGTTGCGGGAGTATGGAGAGCACCCTCTAAAAACCATATTATCATCGCGGCACCTCAGCTACCTGGCAGCGATTATTGGGGTAAGCGTGATTGTAGCTAAACTCGTTGATTTTCAGTTTAGCGACATCGCCCACCGGGCAATAACAGATGCTGATGAACTGGCTGCTTTTTTTGGCTTTTGGTTTTCAACGATCAACTTGCTTTCCCTTGCCGTACAGCTGTTTCTGACTTCTCGTTTGGTTGGAACGCTGGGTGTCGGAACCTCCCTGCTTTTTTTGCCTTTCGGCATTTTCCTGGGAGCCGTGACTTTGTTCTTATTTCCAGAATTATGGGCGGCCATAGTAATAAAAACAGCTGACGGCAGTCTTAAACAGTCCATCAATAAGTCGGCTACCGAACTGTTGGGATTGCCCATCGATATGGAAATCAAGAGTAAAACCAAAACATTTATCGATGTAGTGGTTGACAGTACGGCTACGGGCATAGCCGGATTTATCCTAATATTTATTGTTATTAGTCTTGATCTATCCACCCGTTTTGTAAGTGCAGCAATAATTTTACTGATCGGTATCTGGATCTATCTTATTTACAAGGTGAGAAGAGAGTATCTGAGGTCATTCAAATTTCGCATGGAAGAGGCTTCTGACGGTGATAGGCTCAGTCCTGAGCAGGTTTCAATTGATTCTATTGTTCAGGGTATTGAAAAGGTACTGGTAGACGGATCAGAGCAGCAGATCCTATACCTGCTAAAACAGGTTCGGGAGTTCAGCAACGATCAATTGTTTGATCACATCTCTGAACTCCTCGGCCATCCCAGCAGCACCGTACGCGCTGAAGCTATTAGAACGCTCTATCATTTTAGGAACAGAGATCTGGTCGAACGGATCAAGCCGTTTATCAACGATCCGGCCTATGAGGTAAAGAAAGCCTCATTTGAATACCTGTTTGAACATGCTTATGAGGATGCTTCTGACTTGCTGAGCATTTACCTGGATCACTCCGATCAGGAGATTGCCGATGCGGCACTGGAAAGCCTGGCCGTTGAGACCCGGGATA from Halalkalibaculum roseum includes:
- a CDS encoding DUF5686 and carboxypeptidase-like regulatory domain-containing protein; this encodes MLRIVTVFLFSLCFLFTNNAVGQVTINGTIYDAGTGETLPSANISIENTYRGTISNRSGAYSLTIPDSLLPATVVVRYIGFESARRVIDANSSNSQDFRLKPSVTEMEAITVTDEDPAIRIMRQVLKRKQEWRKKLKTYRAEAYTRQTVSNDTSIVMITESVSTAFWDKEKGHREVLKSRKQTANMDAADNFAGVSYLPNFYDDNIEIAGFDVVGVTHPDALKFYDFKLIDQTTLDDQTVFEIEVRPARKLQPLFNGTIYVLDGAYALLEVSLQPNEVVDFPQPIKEFNSYYEQQFNNYGQDFWLPADMRINGEIKIKMVGLEFPLIQFRQLSRITDYEVNVSLPDSLYEDEDLFAVDSTTINSDSLFIRNINTVPLSDDEQEAYATLDSTATLEKAFKPSGFLARFVEDDEESDEFTGSFLSGIPGSINPVIRYNRVDELHAGLKYSVNPIDKLELRFSGGYSTGYEEWGYGAGFTYELYDKDLISQSVGFDYKADTRQRYESQVYSPLMMTVSNLLGYENYYDYYRNEGYRAFTELDFSRADLSAVIGYNSEEHSSLNTTTAYDILGRDNTPRVNPAIPEGRLHSLDIKAGYNLGESYNLGVTGLKRAGIYIEYSDDWLGSDFDFTRYTAGIDWSFNTFYKRRFLPNTLDLKLSAGTFSGTLPPQRYGITDVSKGIVSFFGALKTQRFQPYEGEQFLSLSAEHNFRTVPFEFLGIRPLVEREIGIIVFGGVGKTWVSDERRQALESSFGYSPNTTDGAHVEAGVSLNKVLGLFRIDFAQRLDEPAFLITLGVARLF
- a CDS encoding serine hydrolase; this translates as MNRLFMVLKAGIMILLIAHTSVAQQVSGTETAATAINNSNLPFVLPDSAVKPLRSLVDEELQNSLIATLSANPKWKKLIDQKKMALGLVDLRDLTDINFARINGNYMMYAASLPKIAILLAAMDAFEKGELKETEEIRKDLKLMISRSDNRASTRMIDRLGYEKIESVMTDPKYALYDEDYGGGLWVGKRYASAGRRYPDPIKGLSHAATASQVSRFYYLLASGRLVNAERSKQMLNILEDPALHHKFVNTLDKIAPNARLFRKSGSWRNYHSDSILVWGAPSRRYILVALIEDPDGEQIMRKLVVPVEQVLNNFTESGQ
- a CDS encoding Npt1/Npt2 family nucleotide transporter produces the protein MPYIKEALKALLKRVFGIRDGEYRTAILMQFNIFLLIATLLIVKPTVNALFLARFGAERLPEAFILVAVTALLISTVYARLIGKTRLNYIIERTLLISFATLVLFLILLRLNILEGWVLYLFYIWVAIFAVLSSSQFWILANLVYNVREAKRLFGFIGAGAIAGGIFGGYLTNLLAPVIGSENLIFISATFLLLCIPITRLIWKENISSLTVFRRRRRLREYGEHPLKTILSSRHLSYLAAIIGVSVIVAKLVDFQFSDIAHRAITDADELAAFFGFWFSTINLLSLAVQLFLTSRLVGTLGVGTSLLFLPFGIFLGAVTLFLFPELWAAIVIKTADGSLKQSINKSATELLGLPIDMEIKSKTKTFIDVVVDSTATGIAGFILIFIVISLDLSTRFVSAAIILLIGIWIYLIYKVRREYLRSFKFRMEEASDGDRLSPEQVSIDSIVQGIEKVLVDGSEQQILYLLKQVREFSNDQLFDHISELLGHPSSTVRAEAIRTLYHFRNRDLVERIKPFINDPAYEVKKASFEYLFEHAYEDASDLLSIYLDHSDQEIADAALESLAVETRDNETLKIKYDLKKRIRDLMDAVEGLSDTRAHKTRKLRLLDILGNANIPEYYPYIRSSFSEDDPEVVGRAVESAGNSFNHDFLSSLIGFLASDTLRPKARSALVKYGAPVIDPLVEAVVQRTYSMEALRSVPSVIEHFDTQKAVAALFNLLDEDDYLLQMKAVKSLNNLKSSHPELRFNKKEVARRILEEGKVYLSTLSAMHTQIILAYKRQKRGSEEENTQLTEARRNLIELLEKRLDNDLERIFGLLGLKYPPDDIGNALEGIRSNKPEQRINAIEFLDNLLEPDLKRVLIPIVETTILDAISEETLDSLNLEILSEKECFELLLGGNDQRIKLAVLQLIALLGDEKYMPVVKPYTESDNPTIQSGAKEALVKLSQI